The following proteins are co-located in the Haliotis asinina isolate JCU_RB_2024 chromosome 13, JCU_Hal_asi_v2, whole genome shotgun sequence genome:
- the LOC137259830 gene encoding centrin-3, whose translation MSLSLRAEFALDKSKKKKKRELAEEQKQEIKEAFDLFDTDKDRAIDYHELKVAMRALGFDVKKADVLKILRDYDREGTGKITFDDFNEVLTDMMLERDPQEEILKAFKLFDDDTSGKISLRNLRRVARELGENMTDEELRAMIDEFDRNGDGEIDEEEFIAIMTGDT comes from the exons ATGAGTCTGTCTCTAAG AGCGGAGTTTGCATTGGACAAGagcaagaagaaaaagaagcGAGAACTGGCCGAGGAACAGAAACAGGAGATAAAGGAGGCGTTTGACCTGTTTGACACTGACAAGGACCGAGCTATAGACTACCATGAACTGAAG GTTGCCATGAGAGCGCTTGGCTTCGATGTGAAGAAAGCAGACGTCCTGAAAATATTGAGAGACTATGACCGAGAGGGCACTGGGAAAATAACATTTGACGACTTCAATGAAGTTT TGACAGACATGATGTTGGAGCGAGACCCCCAGGAGGAGATACTGAAAGCCTTCAAGTTGTTTGATGATGACACGTCTGGCAAGATCAGCCTCCGAAACCTCCGACGAGTGGCAAG GGAGCTTGGGGAGAACATGACAGATGAGGAGCTGAGAGCAATGATAGATGAGTTTGACCGCAATGGAGATGGAGAGA TTGATGAGGAGGAATTCATCGCCATCATGACGGGGGACACATAG
- the LOC137259831 gene encoding ankyrin-3-like — translation MAESDPAAVSVNPAIAPPAGPPTNTHAASSSSTHSVTMPRNTHPIAMPTNTSECQLCRCFQDEDFCKARQMVRERNKKIFDPHEKAVYNLIHFYQTYLNSKSDGLDILKSDLWKIPLISQSEMRLQLLDILRLLLEAGLDPNVTTGSETPLMAAVRTHDESLILILLQHGADPNLCDGREEMNAFALSIILNDVATVEQLLHYGSNVNDVCCGTMTPLQLSMNKSVHISKLLLQSGADIQQVLTMPSAHEVQIMVPPLVQAVRRGNIYLVSVLLEHGEDVNQMYGDHAETPLHLAVKNSDYKMAEILIQYGASLNKVSGRGHTALGLTLTSGSTQNNKIAWLLLKSGCSRRRETVISLFQRFYPPIFVACFMGNKEIVDLLIEEDEALCDTSKAACGVQNLTVSRASIKKHSRDEEETDIEKTFATKHIQTKSKVKLNPKFTSDPGTMLNCMASDGCSPIIMTALGGHHDLVKHLLHLGADPHVICCHGNLAHAAVLSSCAESMDLLKLALSLGCNLNLVNEYGNTPLHLSARINLPDVCQYLVERGVLLNVRDRFGETALSASVYFGCEDNSRILIQQGADLNIADSSGTTALYWSIFNCREPTLRLLLCAGATFTPEQFNKYPRNLKVMRNQQLVTFIQETVCQPRSLAALAVFQVRKVISGVVGGRSVKDSVSQLPVPDKVKDSLLLLNSV, via the exons ATGGCTGAATCTGATCCAGCTGCTGTGTCTGTTAACCCTGCTATAGCACCGCCCGCTGGGCcacccacaaacacacacgctgCCTCGTCCTCCAGCACACATTCTGTCACCATGCCAAGAAACACTCATCCCATTGCCATGCCAACAAACACATCAGAATGTCAGCTGTGCAGATGTTTTCAAGATGAAGATTTTTGTAAAGCCAGACAGATGGTTAGAGAAAGgaataagaaaatatttgatcCACACGAAAAAGCTGTTTACAACCTCATCCACTTCTACCAGACTTATCTCAATTCCAAGTCAGACGGTTTAGATATCCTGAAGTCTGATTTGTGGAAAATCCCCCTCATCAGTCAGTCTGAAATGAGGTTACAATTACTGGACATACTGAGACTGTTGCTAGAGGCTGGCCTTGACCCCAATGTCACAACAGGGTCAGAGACACCACTAATGGCAGCGGTGCGGACTCACGACGAGAGTCTGATACTAATTCTTCTTCAGCATGGTGCTGACCCCAACTTGTGTGATGGCCGTGAGGAAATGAACGCATTTGCCCTGTCAATCATTCTGAATGATGTGGCGACAGTCGAGCAGCTGTTACATTATGGGTCTAACGTTAATGACGTCTGCTGTGGGACCATGACACCACTGCAGCTGTCGATGAACAAGAGCGTGCACATCTCCAAGCTGCTGTTACAGAGTGGTGCAGATATTCAGCAGGTGCTGACTATGCCGTCTGCTCATGAGGTACAGATCATGGTGCCCCCTCTTGTACAGGCCGTCAGACGTGGGAACATCTATCTTGTGTCTGTCCTCCTTGAACATGGAGAAGACGTCAACCAGATGTACGGAGATCATGCAGAGACTCCACTCCACCTCGCTGTGAAGAATTCTGACTACAAAATGGCTGAGATACTCATCCAGTACGGAGCCTCCTTGAACAAAGTAAGTGGACGGGGTCACACAGCTCTTGGTTTGACTCTGACATCTGGCTCCACACAGAACAATAAGATAGCTTGGCTGTTGCTGAAGTCGGGCTGCAGTCGGAGGAGAGAGACAGTCATCTCCCTGTTCCAGAGATTCTATCCACCGATATTTGTTGCTTGTTTCATgggaaataaagaaattgtagATTTGTTAATCGAAGAAGATGAAGCACTTTGTGATACCTCTAAGGCAGCGTGTGGAGTTCAGAACTTGACAGTGTCACGAGCTTCTATAAAGAAGCATTCTAGAGATGAGGAAGAGACTGACATTGAGAAAACCTTTGCTacaaaacatatacaaacaaaatcaaaagtaAAACTGAATCCCAAATTCACCAGTGACCCAGGAACCATGTTGAACTGTATGGCCTCAGATGGCTGCTCTCCAATCATCATGACTGCCCTGGGAGGTCATCATGACCTTGTGAAGCATCTCCTTCATCTCGGGGCAGATCCTCATGTCATCTGCTGCCATGGCAACCTGGCACACGCTGCAGTGCTGAGTTCCTGTGCAGAGAGTATGGACCTACTGAAACTGGCATTGAGTCTGGGCTGCAACTTGAACCTGGTGAACGAGTATGGGAACACGCCTCTCCATCTCTCAGCCCGCATCAACCTCCCTGACGTCTGCCAGTACCTGGTGGAGCGGGGCGTGCTCCTCAATGTACGGGACAGGTTCGGAGAGACGGCACTGTCTGCTAGTGTCTACTTTGGCTGCGAGGACAACTCCCGCATCCTCATCCAGCAGGGCGCTGACCTGAACATCGCTGACTCCAG CGGTACAACGGCTCTGTACTGGTCCATCTTCAACTGTCGGGAACCAACACTGCGCCTGCTTCTCTGTGCCGGAGCGACCTTCACCCCAGAGCAGTTCAACAAGTACCCCCGGAACCTCAAGGTCATGCGGAACCAGCAGCTGGTGACCTTCATCCAAGAGACAGTGTGTCAGCCAAGGTCACTTGCTGCCCTAGCTGTCTTCCAAGTCCGTAAGGTCATCTCTGGGGTCGTTGGAGGTCGTAGTGTCAAGGACAGTGTCTCACAACTGCCTGTGCCAGATAAGGTCAAGGACAGTCTGTTGCTTCTCAACAGTGTGTGA